A part of Vicia villosa cultivar HV-30 ecotype Madison, WI unplaced genomic scaffold, Vvil1.0 ctg.002215F_1_1, whole genome shotgun sequence genomic DNA contains:
- the LOC131638192 gene encoding GDSL esterase/lipase At1g29670-like, protein MSSIQLFNMNLCILLVLVLGLWCTSEVEADPQVPCYFIFGDSLVDDGNNNNLNSLAKANYLPYGIDFEGGPTGRFSNGKTTVDVIAELLGFDGYISPYSTARDQEILKGVNYASAAAGIREETGQQLGDRISFSGQVQNYQKTVSQVVNLLGDEDQAANYLSKCIYSIGLGSNDYLNNYFMPAYPSGRQFTPQQYADVLIQAYAQQLRILYNYGARKMALFGIGQIGCSPNELAQNSPDGTTCVERINSANQLFNNGLKSLVNQLNNELNDARFIYVNVYGIFQDVISNPSSFGIRVTNAGCCGVGRNNGQITCLPFQTPCSNRDEYLFWDAFHPTEVGNTIIGKRAYNAQSGSDAYPIDINRLAQL, encoded by the exons ATGTCATCCATACAACTTTTTAATATGAATTTATGTATATTATTAGTATTGGTTTTGGGTTTATGGTGTACTAGTGAGGTTGAAGCTGATCCTCAAGTACCTTGTTACTTCATTTTTGGTGACTCTTTGGTAGATGATGGAAATAATAACAACCTCAATTCTTTGGCAAAAGCTAATTATCTTCCTTATGGGATTGACTTTGAAGGTGGTCCAACAGGAAGGTTCTCTAATGGAAAAACTACAGTTGATGTTATTG CTGAGCTCTTGGGATTCGATGGATACATATCTCCTTATTCCACAGCCAGAGACCAAGAAATACTCAAAGGAGTCAATTATGCTTCTGCAGCTGCTGGAATTAGAGAAGAAACAGGACAACAATTG GGAGATCGAATTAGTTTTAGTGGGCAAGTACAAAATTACCAAAAGACAGTGTCTCAAGTTGTGAATTTGCTTGGAGATGAGGATCAAGCTGCAAATTATCTTAGCAAGTGCATTTATTCAATTGGATTGGGAAGTAAtgattatcttaataattatttCATGCCTGCTTACCCTAGTGGGAGACAGTTCACACCACAACAATATGCTGATGTTCTTATTCAAGCATATGCTCAACAACTTAGG atTTTGTATAATTATGGAGCAAGGAAAATGGCTTTATTTGGGATTGGACAAATAGGTTGCAGCCCTAATGAGTTAGCCCAAAACAGCCCAGATGGAACAACATGTGTTGAAAGAATCAATTCAGCAAATCAACTATTCAACAATGGATTAAAATCACTTGTTAATCAACTCAACAATGAACTTAATGATGCAAGATTCATTTATGTAAATGTTTATGGTATTTTTCAAGACGTCATAAGCAATCCATCATCATTTG GTATTAGGGTTACAAATGCAGGATGTTGTGGTGTAGGAAGAAACAATGGTCAAATTACATGTTTGCCCTTTCAAACTCCATGTAGTAATAGGGATGAGTATTTATTTTGGGATGCATTTCATCCAACTGAGGTTGGAAATACTATAATTGGTAAGAGAGCTTATAATGCTCAATCTGGATCAGATGCTTATCCTATTGATATCAATCGTTTGGCTCAATTATGA
- the LOC131638191 gene encoding pentatricopeptide repeat-containing protein At4g18975, chloroplastic-like produces the protein MPITKRLIVSPLLPSSSSLVMLGNKFSTTAITLSPKTRCISCTLVRSKLSPNVGSHVEKNKKGKKREHHLWKRRDSAQSGQKALALVRIIFELPNEKEAVYGALDKWTAWETEFPLIAVAKALKLLRKRGQWVRVIQLAKWMLSKGQGATMGTYDTLLLAFDMDQRVDEAESLWNMIIHTHMRSVSKKLFSRMILLYDHHDLPDKIVEVFADMEELRVKPDEDTVRKVTRALRELGQEEKRKLVIKRYGLKWKYIHFNGERVRVKTSVWEED, from the exons ATGCCCATAACAAAGAGGTTAATTGTATCCCCACTTCTCCCATCAAGCTCATCTTTGGTAATGTTGGGAAATAAGTTCTCGACAACCGCAATAACACTCTCTCCCAAG ACAAGATGTATCTCCTGCACTCTTGTTAGATCGAAGTTGAGTCCGAATGTTGGTAGTCATGTTGAGAAGAATAA AAAAGGGAAGAAAAGAGAACACCACTTGTGGAAAAGAAGAGATTCAGCCCAGTCAGGCCAAAAGGCACTCGCTCTTGTCAGAATT ATCTTTGAACTCCCTAATGAGAAAGAGGCTGTTTACGGGGCATTAGACAAATGGACGGCTTGGGAAACAGAGTTCCCGTTGATCGCAGTGGCTAAGGCTTTAAAACTATTGAGGAAAAGGGGTCAGTGGGTTCGTGTAATTCAA TTAGCCAAATGGATGTTGAGCAAAGGACAGGGAGCAACAATGGGAACATACGACACCCTTCTGTTGGCCTTTGATATGGATCAGAGAGTAGACGAGGCAGAATCCCTGTGGAATATGATTATACACACCCACATGCGCTCTGTCTCAAAGAAACTGTTTTCTAGGATGATTTTATTGTATGATCATCATGATCTGCCAGATAAGATTGTAGAG GTATTTGCTGACATGGAGGAGTTGCGGGTGAAACCTGACGAAGATACAGTCAGGAAAGTGACAAGAGCCTTAAGGGAGCTAGGCCAAGAAGAGAAAAGGAAATTGGTGATAAAACGATATGGGCTTAAATGGAAGTATATTCACTTTAATGGTGAACGGGTCAGAGTTAAAACAAGTGTCTGGGAAGAAGACTAA